A portion of the Ricinus communis isolate WT05 ecotype wild-type chromosome 10, ASM1957865v1, whole genome shotgun sequence genome contains these proteins:
- the LOC8271112 gene encoding transcription repressor OFP15 gives MGKKMKLPFLSKINTTSTDYSSLNSSWPWPAYCQQPKTLSFRAENMFKTLNSAYLEGALDVVDNIPANESSYFTNSSTSESVSLSSASDESGISGECIETVIKGLRSERLFFKPGETSSILEEANKKAAKEAAEGGGDELLAFKESIALSMDSQDPYVDFKKSMEEMVEAHGLKDWESLEELLSCYLKVNGKSNHGYIIGAFVDLLVGLALDHSSASSTTSTDQSYCSCTRSPYSPLSFYTSSNFSDDSSSTPCVSSLEIEDEEEEIIIHSSIPCLSSSLEAKNEIKDN, from the coding sequence ATGGGCAAGAAAATGAAGCTCCCTTTCCTCTCCAAGATTAACACTACCAGTACAGATTATTCAAGCTTAAACTCTTCATGGCCATGGCCTGCTTATTGTCAACAACCAAAAACCCTTTCTTTTAGAGCAGAAAACATGTTCAAAACTCTTAACTCAGCTTACTTAGAGGGTGCTCTTGATGTTGTTGATAACATACCTGCTAATGAGTCTAGTTACTTCACCAACTCTTCTACTTCTGAATCTGTAAGTCTCTCTAGTGCATCAGATGAGTCAGGAATATCAGGTGAGTGTATAGAGACTGTGATTAAAGGTTTAAGGTCAGAAAGGCTGTTCTTCAAACCAGGAGAAACAAGTTCAATCTTGGAAGAAGCTAATAAGAAAGCTGCAAAAGAAGCAGCAGAAGGAGGTGGTGATGAGTTATTGGCATTTAAAGAAAGTATTGCTTTGTCAATGGATTCTCAAGACCCTTATGTTGATTTCAAGAAATCAATGGAAGAAATGGTGGAAGCTCATGGTTTAAAAGATTGGGAAAGTCTTGAAGAGTTGCTCTCTTGCTATTTGAAAGTAAATGGAAAGAGTAATCATGGCTATATCATTGGTGCTTTTGTAGATTTGCTTGTGGGTCTTGCTCTTGATCATTCTTCTGCATCTTCTACTACTAGTACTGATCAGTCTTACTGTTCTTGTACTCGTTCTCCTTATTCTCCTTTATCTTTCTACACTTCTTCTAATTTTTCTGATGATTCTTCTTCAACTCCATGTGTTTCTTCATTGGAAATTGAGGATGAGGAAGAGGAGATCATTATTCATTCAAGTATTCCTTGTCTGTCTTCGTCATTAGAAGCTAAGAATgagattaaagataattaa
- the LOC8271114 gene encoding probable CCR4-associated factor 1 homolog 11: MSIHCLPPPLPPSVQVRSVWADNIESEFSLIRSIIDRYPLISMDTEFPGIVVRPDAEDPYNRYRDPKSHYMNLKANVDMLNLIQVGLTLANEEGNLPDLGTNNKYGFIWEFNFCDFDVTRDAHAHDSVEMLRSQGIDFERNREFGIDSVKFAELMMTSGLVLNDSVSWVSFHGAYDFGYLIKCLTQRVLPVELTEFLKLVRVYFGSGAVYDVKYMIRFCDLHGGLDRVGKALGVHRVVGKKHQAGSDSLLTLHAFQMLKEKHFKDKDEGKLDKYANILYGLEVFTSLF; this comes from the coding sequence ATGTCTATTCACTGTCTCCCACCGCCGCTTCCGCCGTCCGTCCAGGTCCGATCCGTATGGGCAGATAATATCGAGTCCGAATTTTCTCTGATCCGATCAATAATCGATAGATACCCGTTGATCTCCATGGACACCGAGTTCCCAGGTATCGTAGTTCGACCCGATGCTGAAGATCCGTATAACCGGTACCGTGACCCGAAATCTCACTACATGAATCTAAAAGCTAATGTTGATATGTTAAATTTGATTCAAGTAGGGCTCACGCTAGCTAATGAAGAAGGTAATCTACCAGATCTTGGCACCAATAATAAatatggttttatttgggaATTTAATTTCTGTGATTTTGACGTGACGCGTGATGCACACGCGCACGATTCTGTTGAAATGTTAAGAAGCCAAGGGATTGATTTTGAAAGGAACAGAGAGTTTGGCATTGATTCCGTAAAATTCGCTGAACTGATGATGACATCGGGGCTCGTTTTGAATGACTCGGTCAGTTGGGTATCATTTCACGGCGCTTATGATTTCGGTTACTTAATCAAATGTTTGACGCAGAGAGTACTGCCGGTGGAGTTAACGGAGTTCCTAAAATTAGTTAGGGTTTATTTTGGAAGTGGTGCTGTTTATGAtgtgaaatatatgattagGTTTTGTGACTTACATGGTGGGTTGGATCGGGTCGGGAAGGCATTGGGTGTGCATCGGGTTGTTGGGAAGAAGCATCAAGCCGGGTCGGATAGTTTGTTGACATTACATGCGTTTCAAATGTTAAAAGAGAAGCATTTTAAGGATAAAGATGAGGGAAAATTAGATAAGTACGCTAATATTTTGTATGGTTTAGAAGTTTTTacatcattattttaa
- the LOC8271115 gene encoding ubiquitin-conjugating enzyme E2 variant 1C — translation MTLGGSGGSSVVVPRNFRLLEELERGEKGIGDGTVSYGMDDGDDIYMRSWTGTVIGPHNTVHEGRIYQLKLFCDKDYPEKPPSVRFHSRINMTCVNHETGVVEPKKFGLLANWQREYTMEDILTQLKKEMAAPHNRKLVQPPEGTYF, via the exons ATGACGCTTGGCGGCTCAGGAGGATCTAGTGTCGTGG TCCCTCGAAACTTCAGATTGCTGGAGGAGCTTGAACGCGGTGAAAAAGGTATTGGAGATGGTACTGTAAGCTATGGAATGGATGATGGAGATGACATCTACATGCGCTCCTGGACTGGCACTGTCATTGGTCCTCACAAT ACTGTACATGAAGGTCGAATTTATCAGTTGAAGCTGTTCTGTGATAAAGATTACCCAGAGAAGCCACCAAGTGTTCGATTTCATTCACGGATCAATATGACTTGTGTTAACCATGAAACTGGAGTG GTGGAACCAAAGAAGTTTGGGCTTCTTGCAAATTGGCAGCGGGAGTATACTATGGAGGATATTCTGACGCAGCTGAAGAAGGAGATGGCTGCCCCACACAACCGGAAGCTAGTCCAACCTCCTGAGGGTACCTACTTCTAG